One stretch of Pedobacter riviphilus DNA includes these proteins:
- a CDS encoding TolC family protein — translation MNLKYLIPVLSVLSLTRVYAQKNTLPAVSEMSMQQYLNLVGRENIGYAAQKYDVSIAEAGIESARVFPDPEFSTGVFDNQQKKLKLGQGVSFGLSTTLELGGKRTARIALAKSETELNKAVLLDYLRNLRADAAIAYYNAVEQQYLLRLQQQSYLIVKQIADADSIRYQLGSISQTDARQSKLEANNLLSGIDQYEANWQNARLVMGTFAGKKNPDTLICPAANFENLTRTLNLESLIEQAQHLRADAIAATNSKTVADKGLALVKANRVTDLGINAGLQFNGVSINEIAPTPYHKTVNVGISFPLKFSNRYKGDLKAARFTIQQAGLRYESVLQQIRSEVAQAYFSYLAAQKQVVRYQNGLLSEGKKVLDAKIYSYKRGETSLLEVLIARRIYSDTQQAYYSAQANYARAWVELERAAGIWDI, via the coding sequence ATGAATTTAAAATATTTAATTCCAGTGCTTTCCGTGCTGAGTTTAACACGGGTATATGCACAAAAAAACACTTTACCCGCTGTATCCGAAATGTCGATGCAACAGTATTTGAATCTGGTTGGCCGAGAGAATATTGGTTATGCCGCCCAGAAATATGATGTAAGTATTGCCGAAGCAGGCATAGAAAGTGCGCGGGTTTTTCCAGATCCCGAGTTTTCTACAGGAGTATTTGATAATCAGCAGAAAAAGTTAAAATTGGGGCAGGGTGTAAGCTTTGGTTTATCTACCACACTTGAATTAGGTGGTAAGAGAACGGCCCGGATTGCACTCGCAAAAAGTGAAACCGAGTTAAATAAGGCTGTACTGCTCGATTATTTACGCAATTTACGTGCTGATGCAGCCATCGCTTATTACAATGCCGTTGAACAGCAGTATTTGCTGCGGTTGCAGCAACAATCTTATCTCATTGTGAAACAGATTGCCGATGCGGATTCTATCCGTTATCAACTTGGTTCCATTTCTCAAACCGATGCCAGGCAATCTAAGTTAGAGGCTAACAACCTGCTCAGCGGTATTGATCAGTATGAGGCTAACTGGCAAAATGCACGTCTGGTAATGGGTACCTTTGCTGGCAAGAAAAACCCCGATACGCTGATCTGTCCTGCGGCAAATTTTGAAAATTTAACGCGTACTTTAAATTTGGAATCGCTAATAGAACAGGCCCAGCATTTGCGTGCTGATGCTATTGCGGCAACAAATAGTAAAACGGTGGCTGATAAGGGGCTTGCGCTGGTAAAGGCAAACCGGGTAACTGATTTAGGGATCAATGCAGGTTTACAGTTTAATGGTGTTTCAATAAATGAAATAGCGCCCACACCTTATCACAAAACTGTTAATGTAGGCATTAGCTTTCCTTTGAAGTTTTCAAACCGGTACAAAGGCGATCTCAAAGCTGCCCGTTTCACCATTCAGCAGGCTGGATTAAGATATGAAAGCGTTTTGCAGCAAATCAGATCAGAAGTGGCACAAGCCTATTTTAGTTATCTGGCTGCTCAAAAGCAGGTTGTGCGATACCAAAATGGTTTATTAAGTGAAGGGAAAAAAGTATTGGATGCCAAAATATACAGTTATAAAAGAGGCGAAACTTCTTTGCTTGAGGTGCTGATTGCGCGGAGAATCTATAGCGATACACAGCAGGCTTATTATAGTGCACAGGCAAACTATGCAAGGGCCTGGGTAGAGTTGGAGCGAGCTGCCGGAATTTGGGATATTTGA
- a CDS encoding MgtC/SapB family protein: MTFFDFSIRLIIAFILGAAIGTERQWRQRMAGLRTNMLVCIGACMFVTLGVKEGGDAAGRVISYVVSGIGFLGAGVIMKDGLHVRGLNTAATLWCSAAVGASCGTGFIMEAGFFTTLIILTHMIMRPLGVKLSRLPLKNTHVPVPYVLIIKCRQDVENHLRVLLLQFTGNDSKLLLRSLKSTDDVNPSIAIITAEIFANSNEDALMEKIAGRLTIEQQVSEISWNKAGDENDL, translated from the coding sequence ATGACTTTTTTTGACTTCTCGATCAGGCTGATAATAGCCTTTATTTTAGGTGCTGCCATTGGCACCGAACGGCAATGGCGGCAACGTATGGCAGGTTTACGCACCAATATGTTGGTTTGTATCGGCGCCTGTATGTTTGTTACCCTGGGTGTAAAAGAAGGTGGCGATGCTGCTGGCAGGGTAATCTCTTATGTAGTAAGCGGCATTGGATTTTTAGGTGCAGGGGTGATTATGAAAGATGGCCTCCATGTACGCGGCTTAAATACTGCAGCAACCTTATGGTGCTCAGCAGCAGTAGGTGCATCCTGCGGTACCGGCTTTATCATGGAAGCTGGTTTTTTTACCACATTGATTATTCTTACACACATGATCATGCGCCCGCTTGGTGTAAAACTAAGCCGTCTCCCACTCAAAAACACACACGTACCCGTACCATATGTACTGATTATTAAATGCCGGCAGGATGTAGAAAACCATTTAAGGGTATTGCTATTGCAGTTTACCGGTAATGACAGTAAACTTTTGTTGCGCTCGTTAAAAAGTACCGATGATGTAAACCCTTCGATTGCCATTATTACCGCCGAAATATTTGCCAACAGCAATGAAGATGCACTAATGGAAAAGATCGCGGGCCGCTTAACAATCGAACAGCAGGTATCAGAAATCAGCTGGAACAAGGCCGGTGATGAAAATGACCTGTAA
- a CDS encoding ATP-binding response regulator, whose product MPPFWATWWAYTLYGFMLISIIFFISRYFVLRTLLKREDELHQYKINFFTNVSHEIRTHLSLISPPIEQLVSDEHLNKKQKDKILGVAGNARRLLTLVNELLDFRKTEDKHLTLSENVQDLLPILEDCLQMFAGTAERKQITTVFESEHQKSAFLLCDAFQLKKAIINLLANAYKFTQNGGLVELKISQTEGNVTIRIEDNGRGISHSHLDKLFENYYQVADHGFQNTGYGIGLALSRAIVELHQGTITVTSRLETMNEPGHTCFTISLPKRQKETYDWQEVYYADNTFPDHETEQVHYEQLLPLTLADESQKPTILLAEDNLELATLLDDILNPYYHVIISRNGKQAWEQAKRHIPDLIISDVTMPEMSGFDFCDLIKSNVATNHIPFILLTAKTQTEDVIAGLSHGADVYLTKPFTPQALLLQVNNLIVAIQNIHVHVSQLLNKNSAPIDIFNQLIQTKLGAESQKFMNQLIENIAVSIENPEFGVNELAKLMNMSTPILYKKVKSVTGSSVNDFIKGLRLKKAAELLETKLYTVYQVSYMVGFLDSRYFSKEFKKFFGKLPSEWPELD is encoded by the coding sequence TTGCCTCCATTTTGGGCAACATGGTGGGCATATACCCTATATGGTTTTATGCTAATCAGCATTATTTTCTTCATCAGCCGTTATTTTGTATTACGCACACTCTTAAAAAGAGAAGACGAACTTCACCAATATAAGATCAATTTTTTCACCAATGTATCTCACGAGATCAGAACACATCTGAGCCTTATTTCTCCACCGATAGAGCAGCTCGTTTCGGATGAACATTTGAATAAGAAACAAAAAGATAAAATATTAGGGGTTGCCGGCAATGCCAGACGGTTACTCACGCTCGTTAACGAACTGCTTGATTTTAGAAAAACCGAGGACAAGCATCTAACACTATCTGAAAATGTACAGGATTTGCTGCCAATATTGGAAGATTGCCTGCAGATGTTTGCAGGAACAGCTGAGCGAAAACAGATTACTACCGTATTCGAAAGTGAACATCAAAAATCAGCCTTTTTGTTGTGCGATGCCTTCCAATTAAAAAAAGCCATTATTAACCTATTGGCCAATGCCTATAAGTTTACACAGAATGGTGGCCTGGTTGAACTCAAGATTAGCCAAACCGAGGGCAATGTGACGATCAGGATTGAAGATAACGGAAGGGGGATTTCGCATTCGCATTTAGACAAATTATTTGAAAATTATTATCAGGTTGCAGACCATGGTTTTCAAAATACAGGTTATGGTATCGGCCTGGCCTTATCTAGGGCTATTGTTGAGCTTCATCAGGGTACTATTACGGTAACAAGCCGGCTGGAGACTATGAACGAACCCGGGCATACTTGCTTTACGATTTCCTTACCAAAAAGGCAAAAAGAAACGTACGATTGGCAAGAAGTTTACTACGCAGACAATACTTTTCCTGATCATGAGACCGAACAAGTACATTATGAACAGTTATTGCCCCTAACACTGGCTGATGAAAGCCAGAAACCAACCATTTTATTGGCTGAGGATAACCTTGAACTGGCTACCTTATTGGATGATATCCTTAACCCTTATTATCATGTAATAATCAGCAGAAATGGCAAACAGGCATGGGAACAGGCAAAACGGCATATTCCAGATCTGATCATCAGTGATGTTACGATGCCAGAAATGTCGGGGTTTGATTTTTGTGACCTAATCAAATCCAACGTAGCTACAAACCATATTCCTTTTATATTGTTAACAGCAAAAACACAGACCGAAGATGTAATTGCCGGCTTATCCCACGGTGCTGATGTTTACCTTACCAAACCATTTACCCCACAGGCTTTGCTGTTGCAGGTAAACAACCTTATTGTAGCCATACAGAACATACATGTGCATGTTAGCCAGCTATTGAACAAAAATTCGGCACCGATTGACATCTTTAACCAGTTAATCCAAACCAAACTCGGGGCGGAAAGTCAGAAATTTATGAACCAATTAATCGAAAACATAGCGGTTTCTATAGAGAACCCTGAGTTTGGTGTTAACGAACTGGCTAAACTGATGAACATGAGTACGCCAATCCTGTACAAAAAAGTGAAATCGGTTACCGGTTCTTCAGTGAACGATTTTATAAAAGGGTTGCGACTAAAAAAGGCAGCAGAGCTTTTGGAAACCAAACTTTATACGGTTTATCAAGTTTCTTATATGGTAGGCTTTTTAGATAGCCGATACTTCAGTAAGGAATTCAAGAAATTTTTCGGAAAGTTACCTTCAGAATGGCCCGAACTTGACTAA
- a CDS encoding DUF2264 domain-containing protein, with amino-acid sequence MERRKFIGALSLTGVFGLFNPKEVLSATKIKSNTGTAPKNDREYWYKLLYKIASPVVSNLANGTLIKNMPVVTAPKFDSRTPAVSYLEAVGRTYAGIAPWLSLPDDTTTEGILRNKLKLQAIQGLDSCFAVNSPDKLNFTKDYQPIVDSAYLAQTFLRAPKALWEPLKPETKREIIASFKSLRNRKPFKNNWLLFGSITEAFLLSIGEQHDESRLNEGVDTLNAWYKGDGWYGDGVNMAFDYYNSFVIHPMMVDTLAVMLDKKLIKKERYDLAVKRMQRYVVGQERMISPEGTYPPIGRSITYRTGAFQALSQIALMHKLPTTIQPAQVRSALTKVKQNIYEIPGTFDEKGWLQLGFCGHDPEIADYYTSTGSLYMATLSFLPLGLPATDEFWAAPSAEWTSKKAWAAKPFAKDYHVDF; translated from the coding sequence ATGGAAAGAAGAAAATTTATAGGAGCGTTGTCATTAACTGGTGTATTTGGGTTATTTAATCCTAAAGAAGTTTTATCAGCAACAAAAATTAAGAGCAATACAGGCACTGCGCCAAAAAACGACAGAGAATATTGGTATAAATTGCTATATAAAATTGCCAGCCCCGTGGTTTCCAATTTAGCCAATGGAACGCTCATTAAAAATATGCCAGTGGTTACGGCGCCTAAATTCGACTCCAGAACACCCGCTGTATCGTATTTAGAAGCCGTTGGCCGTACCTATGCTGGCATTGCACCCTGGCTTTCGTTACCTGATGATACAACAACTGAAGGCATTTTAAGAAACAAGCTGAAATTACAGGCCATTCAGGGGTTGGATAGCTGTTTCGCGGTAAACAGTCCTGATAAATTAAATTTTACTAAAGACTATCAGCCTATTGTTGATTCAGCCTACCTCGCACAAACTTTTTTAAGGGCCCCTAAAGCTTTGTGGGAACCTTTAAAGCCAGAAACAAAACGCGAAATTATTGCTTCCTTTAAATCATTAAGAAACAGAAAACCCTTTAAAAATAACTGGTTGTTATTTGGTTCTATTACCGAGGCCTTTTTATTATCGATTGGCGAACAACATGATGAAAGCCGCCTAAATGAGGGTGTAGATACATTAAATGCCTGGTATAAAGGAGATGGTTGGTATGGCGATGGCGTTAATATGGCTTTTGATTATTATAACTCTTTTGTAATCCACCCGATGATGGTAGATACACTTGCCGTGATGCTGGATAAAAAGCTGATTAAAAAAGAACGGTATGATCTGGCTGTAAAAAGGATGCAGCGTTATGTAGTAGGGCAAGAGCGCATGATTTCTCCTGAAGGAACCTACCCACCAATTGGACGTTCAATTACCTACAGAACAGGTGCTTTCCAGGCTTTAAGCCAAATCGCCCTCATGCATAAATTACCAACTACTATCCAGCCGGCTCAGGTACGTTCTGCCTTAACTAAGGTTAAACAGAATATATATGAAATACCTGGAACTTTCGATGAAAAAGGGTGGTTGCAGCTTGGTTTTTGTGGCCACGATCCTGAAATAGCAGATTATTATACCTCTACAGGCAGTTTGTATATGGCAACGCTATCGTTCCTTCCTTTGGGTTTACCCGCTACCGACGAATTTTGGGCCGCACCTTCGGCAGAATGGACATCGAAAAAAGCCTGGGCAGCAAAACCCTTTGCTAAAGATTATCATGTAGATTTTTAG
- a CDS encoding glycoside hydrolase family 88 protein, with product MKKLLCAICFLATTVIAHAQQAADEKKEMKTLLDKQFAFAQKQYQLLAKNTPADRMPKTYYSKNNKLETSDTKWWCSGFYPGSLLYIYEYTKDSSTLKEAEKRLAILEQEKHYTGNHDLGFMMFCSFGNAYRITGNKLYKPTIDTAAASLATRYRPAAKVIQSWNSSKQWKGPVIIDNMMNLELLAWVSDHGGDPKYKKIAINHADTSLKNHFRSNYSSYHVVDYDMTTGKVLKRGTAQGAFDESAWSRGQGWGLYGYTMMYRFTKNKQYLNQAKNIAKFIINHPNMPADQVPYWDFNAPNIPDTYRDASAAAVIASALLELGQYATKSERKLYVGEAKKMIVSLSSESYTAKPGENGGFLLMHSTGALPLKSEVDVPLSYADYYYLEALMRYKNWYL from the coding sequence ATGAAGAAATTATTGTGCGCCATATGTTTTCTGGCTACAACAGTAATTGCTCATGCACAACAGGCAGCTGATGAGAAAAAAGAAATGAAAACCTTGCTCGACAAGCAGTTTGCATTTGCTCAGAAACAATATCAATTACTGGCCAAAAACACACCGGCAGACCGCATGCCGAAAACCTATTATTCAAAAAATAATAAACTGGAAACGAGCGATACTAAATGGTGGTGCAGTGGTTTTTACCCAGGTTCGCTACTCTATATTTACGAATATACCAAGGACTCCAGTACCTTAAAAGAAGCAGAAAAACGCCTGGCTATACTAGAGCAGGAGAAACATTATACCGGAAACCACGATTTAGGTTTTATGATGTTCTGTAGTTTTGGCAATGCCTACCGCATTACAGGTAATAAACTATATAAGCCAACTATCGATACCGCTGCAGCCTCGTTGGCCACACGCTACCGTCCGGCTGCTAAAGTAATCCAATCGTGGAATAGTAGTAAACAGTGGAAAGGCCCTGTTATTATTGATAATATGATGAACCTGGAGTTACTGGCATGGGTATCAGATCATGGTGGTGATCCAAAATACAAGAAAATTGCCATTAATCATGCCGATACTTCGCTTAAAAACCATTTCAGATCAAATTATAGCTCTTACCATGTAGTAGATTACGATATGACTACAGGCAAAGTACTTAAAAGAGGTACTGCTCAAGGCGCATTCGACGAATCGGCCTGGAGCCGTGGCCAGGGCTGGGGATTATACGGTTATACCATGATGTACCGTTTTACCAAAAACAAACAATATCTAAATCAGGCAAAAAACATCGCTAAATTTATCATTAATCATCCGAATATGCCTGCCGATCAGGTTCCATACTGGGATTTTAACGCACCTAATATTCCAGATACTTACCGTGATGCATCCGCCGCTGCGGTTATTGCCTCTGCTTTGTTGGAATTAGGGCAGTACGCAACAAAAAGCGAGCGAAAATTATATGTAGGTGAAGCAAAGAAAATGATCGTTTCACTTTCATCTGAATCATATACTGCAAAGCCGGGCGAAAACGGCGGGTTTTTGCTCATGCACAGCACAGGGGCTTTACCCTTGAAATCAGAAGTCGACGTTCCATTGAGTTACGCCGATTATTACTATCTAGAGGCGTTAATGCGCTATAAAAACTGGTATTTATAA
- a CDS encoding efflux RND transporter periplasmic adaptor subunit: MKLKNNPHFASIILAGIVAIFVSCKQQPSVQASIGISEKDNLVIVPDHDPIKARLKESLVDTISYSQQVVTAGTVKAIPTQYAEIAPPFQGRVTRSFLKPGMKTTAETPLFEISSPDFITAQKVFFQEKSQMQQAERVLKRQKDLMAHGVGIQKELEEAQTAFDVEKKEYENALIGIKIFKADPEKLSLGQPLTVYSPIKGEVIENKVVLGQFIKDDAASVATIANLSKVWVVGQVKEKDIQYIHENGACEIEIAAIPGKKLKAKIYRIAPMVDEETRSIAVFIECENEHLLLKPGMYVNVDFLAPPGAVIAIPSKALLQMNGASFVFVIDADGKYERRKVETGASTANLVIIKSGLKKGEKIVSAGGFYLLQAKP, from the coding sequence ATGAAACTAAAAAACAACCCTCATTTTGCATCAATTATTTTGGCTGGTATCGTGGCCATATTTGTATCCTGCAAACAACAGCCATCCGTGCAAGCCTCTATAGGCATCAGTGAAAAAGATAACTTGGTTATTGTTCCGGATCACGATCCGATAAAAGCAAGGTTAAAAGAAAGCCTGGTAGACACGATTTCTTATTCTCAGCAGGTGGTTACCGCCGGAACAGTAAAAGCAATCCCTACCCAATACGCCGAAATTGCCCCACCGTTTCAAGGGCGCGTAACCCGGTCGTTTCTAAAACCCGGAATGAAAACAACAGCCGAGACACCTTTGTTTGAGATCAGTTCGCCTGATTTTATTACGGCACAAAAGGTTTTCTTTCAGGAGAAGTCGCAGATGCAACAGGCCGAACGTGTTTTAAAACGTCAAAAGGATTTAATGGCCCATGGTGTGGGTATCCAGAAGGAGCTCGAAGAGGCCCAAACAGCTTTTGATGTGGAGAAAAAGGAATACGAAAATGCTTTAATCGGCATTAAGATTTTTAAAGCAGATCCCGAAAAATTATCATTAGGACAGCCATTAACAGTTTATTCGCCCATTAAAGGCGAAGTAATAGAAAATAAGGTGGTTTTGGGCCAGTTTATCAAAGATGATGCGGCCAGCGTGGCTACTATAGCCAACCTATCGAAGGTATGGGTTGTTGGGCAGGTAAAAGAAAAAGACATTCAATATATCCACGAAAACGGCGCTTGTGAAATTGAAATTGCCGCAATACCCGGTAAAAAATTAAAGGCAAAGATATACCGGATTGCCCCTATGGTTGATGAAGAAACCAGAAGCATTGCAGTATTTATAGAATGTGAAAACGAACATCTGCTGTTAAAACCGGGCATGTATGTTAATGTAGATTTTTTAGCTCCGCCGGGTGCCGTAATTGCTATCCCAAGCAAAGCATTATTACAGATGAACGGAGCTAGTTTTGTCTTTGTAATTGATGCAGATGGTAAATACGAGCGGCGAAAAGTGGAGACCGGTGCCAGTACGGCAAATTTGGTAATCATTAAATCGGGACTTAAAAAGGGCGAAAAAATCGTATCAGCAGGCGGCTTCTATTTATTGCAGGCCAAGCCATAA